A segment of the Elaeis guineensis isolate ETL-2024a chromosome 6, EG11, whole genome shotgun sequence genome:
AGGGCACACCAGTATGGCCTGACTTGCATAAATGGGAATTGCTTATTTATTATGGCTATGTTTGTCATCTATGCCATTTCTCAACACTCGCTCATGTATTTAAACTTCAAGATGCCTATGCAAGAGCATTGCTTTGGTTACAACCAACCTTGTGCTGCCATTAAGCAGCAGCGATTCAGCAATGATGATTCGTTGAAATAAAGAGGTAGCACAACATCAAATGAACCTCCAGTTCTACCAATTAAAAGGGAAAACAGAAAATTTTGGGTTTTAGGTAAGGAAAGCATACCTATCGGTGGCACCAAGAGCTGGATTTGAGGGTTTCCCTTCCGTTGTGTCCATTgctatatcaaaattattttcgggAAAAAAACAAGAATCAGCTAAGATAAAAAAGCCCCGATAGGGGAACAAAGATCGGaaaaaggacaaaaaaaaaacaaaaaagaaaagagaaaattaaaGGGACACAATGAGCTCTGACCTTGAGGAGCATCTATGGAGTTCTCTGCAGAGATATCCATGGAGACGGGGCCGTTCTTCTTCTGGCtgttcttcttcttgttcctGTTCTTTGCCATGGCTAGGGTTTAGGGTTTCTTGGCGGCAGAGCAGGGAGCCAAACGTCGACGGGTGGGATCGAGATTTCGCGCATAAGCTCCACATATTAAAGTGAAAaaggaaattattttttttaagaagaaaattatttctaAGCCACCTCCGCTAACCCACACacaagctcttttttttttttttttttttgagtcaggTGGAGGGGTACTGAGATAGCAACTAGTATATTATCCGTTTGATGTaggattttttataaaatattattttttaatatttatttttaattttttaatatatatatatttaaaaatataatagttTGGATGAAGTGGCAATAACATGACGAAACGCAGGATGAACGATCATTTCAAATGatatagataaaatatttaaaatttaaatttaatttaaaatttaaaataatattagtttTAATTATTCACATAAAACACATCTGCAGatgcggtttttttttttttttttattaatttttttttttttctatttccatATCGACAACCGATAGCACGGGACGGCTTTGCCGAactggagagggagggagggccaCGATCGGCTGGGGCAGTGATCGGGCGATGGGGGTCAGGGTGTGGCGTCGGGAGGGGGGTCGCGAGCGCAAGGGCTGGAAGGGTGAAGGGGGTTGCAGGGGCCTTGTGTATTCACGCGGATGGCCGCCGGGGTCCAAGGTAGAGGGGGGGGGTGGTCGTGCAGAGCGGAGGTGGACGGCGAGTGTGGGGCTGCGGTGGGTGTGGTGCGGACAACCCGGTGGGTGTGCGGATGGCCGCAACAGCGGTGCGGATGATACAGAGGACAGCGGGGGAGAGGTAGCAGGTGGTGCACCAGAGGAGGTGGGTGCGAGTCGATCGCAGGCAAAAGAAGGTCGATCGAGAGGGTGGGAGGAAGGAAGGgagaaacaagaagaaaaaaagaaaaaaataatttattattaatatttaaaaatatattttatttttaatgataaatatattttaaaataatattattatcaaatgataataataataatttattattaatcaaataataaaaaaaattattatttatcttttttatcttttttctcccCTCGTTTGtcccttcccttcctctcacCCACCCCTTGGTCGACCTTCCTCTGTCGATAGCCAACCCGCACCACCCCCCTCTGGCACACCACCCACGGCCCCGCCCCGCCGCCATCTTCTGCACTGTTCGCCGTGGCCATCTGCACCTGTTCCGCCCCTTTACCATGACCGTCCGCATCGTGCCCACCATGGCCCTGCCCCACCACTCCGCGCGACCACCACCCCCTCCCCCTAGGCCTCGACGGCCGTCTGCATGAACATAAAAGCAGCTCCCTGCCTGCAACCCCCTCTGCCTCCCCTGACCGCTGCATCCGCACCCCACAACCCCCCTCCCGACGCCACACCGCACTACCCGCTCACTGCCCCAATCGACCGACGGCCCCCTACCCTCCCTCCTCGGTCCCGACGAAGCCCCCATCTGTGCCCCTAGTTGTCCGGTacggaaatgaaaaaaaaaaggagcactaatggaaaaaaaaagaggaatgaAACCGCATCTTGAAGATGCGATTTCATTTGGAAAACCGAAACCACATGcggttttaattttaaattttaaattaaatttaaatttaaatattttatttgtatCATTTGAAACCACATGTTCAACATATATTCAAGAAGAAACCACATGCTCAACATGCGATTTCGCTACGTTGTTGCCGCCTCATCCAAACTATCGTATTTTGAGAAATAAGTCAGAAAAagagatatattaaaaaataatattaaaaaaataagattttttaaaaaaaatcttaatgtatgggattcattttttatttaaaaatatattatcttaaaaatattttttattaattatataattatttaaaaataatatatattaaaatattttaaaaattgagaCAGTACTTGACAGCAATTAATTTATCAAACGAGCCGGACAATATAGAATGCAGGtggttttcatcaaaaatatttttaatgaaatagTGCTGTTGATTCCTTCTTGATGGTGGTATTAGACCACTATTCAGCTTGCTTGTTTGAAAAATTTAGATACTGAAAAAGGTTAAAATCTTCCTCTACCTTGGTTATCATGATAAAATACTCACTAAAAATGACCACACCAAGCAAAGATAGAAGGAGAGGGATAGCTGCAGCCTTTACAACATGGAACAAAAAACAACCGATCACCTGTTCTTTGAATATCCATTTTCAAGGGAGGTTTGGTCGCTACTCTTATATGATCTTTATGTTGATATGTAGATTATGATGGTACAGTagaagcatgaattttaaaaattttacataaaaaaatCCTAACCACCAACCCTAATCCCAAGATCCCCTTGCTTATGAACAATCATATGTATGTAAATGTATAATATTATAGAAGATATATAAGAATATCTATATCGCTAAATCCAAACTCCAATAGAGCTTCCATCAGGCGCTTAAGTATTCACTCTCcattggtgatccacacagggtctTGATCAAGACTTTTGCTCCTTAATCAAGTTGCTCCCATTgaattctttctcaaagaattctcTTGGGTAGCACAACCCCTGGGcttccttcctctcctcctagccttcctttcTCTATCTTTTTTATCTCTTTGTCTTCCTCAATTCTCTTTCTAAGcttttgtcctaaaatcggacttgttcttactattttggacttgtcctaataagggaaggaagagactaattggacaatagggagacctatataagaaagaagagataaggaaaTGATTTTCCGATGCAGTGAATACCTGGGCGCCCATCTATTTATAGTTGAAGATCGGACGCATACAAGATTCACTCGCACCTTCTCAAACTTTATCTCGTGCCTATTCGAGACCATCTCACGCCTTATTAAGGATCTCACGTCCATCCCATGAATCTCATGCCAATCAGGAAAAACAAGACGCATGGCAAGCATCGAAAAATTAAGTGAAGAGACACTTcacgtagaaggactcttcagagaaaatttttcaatgtTTTTTCGAGGAGTCGCGAGGCTTCATAAGTGGCGCCATCTCTATCCAAGGGTTAGAATCCACTTGAtagccatccaatggccaagataagaGGCACTAATTTGAATTGGCATGGAGATTTATTAGGCATGCAATAAAGTTGAGAGTCCATAATCGCTTGGACTTCCAAATGGCCCATGGAATGAACAGGCGACCAGGGTCTTCATATTTATCCAATTGTTCCGATGATATAAAAAGAATTTTAGCCGCAGAATGACTCTTTTGCATCCCCTTTTTGCCATCTATATTCTATGCCCCATGTGATTTACCGTGGAATAATTGGATAAAGATAAGGAaggatgccatatctcatatggtgcacATAATCTTTCACGCTAAGAAAGAATACTCCATGCACCGAGAGGGACCCTCTTTGGTGCATGGGAAGCCCAATATTTGGCATTAATCCCCTTAGCTTATCAAGCCTTGGGTCAACCCAATTCATACCCAAATCAAGCATgagtttaattggatttaattagtcaatctggaatcaatttcaaatccaatttgaacatGGGAGCTAGgtttgcaatatgtgctagcatgttcattctgcaaatatgatctaatccaattaaatttttgatcaattttctttgtgtgtggtACATTGGTTCCACATCTAACCAACAATAGGTCCGGATGCAAACTGACTTGATTTGATTCGAatctaatctaaccgatttaggtccaatcgagctaatctgatttcaataattagaatctttttaattaacgattgaattaaactctttaattcgattaaaCCTATAAAATAAGATTGACGTctgcaacgtatcatgtctatctgaagatataaaattttaataaaaatatcaaaaatatccttcagtgtaaTTTACgtacaattcaattcttcgatcatcccgcatcctgaatatattcataaatatgaaatcatgtcaaactcaaacatatattcttattgattctctattaatcaatgatgactctaatgaagcattaaaaattctttttaatttttatcctaCCATGGTCAGAGACTTCCTAAGTCATCAAGAGATAAAAATGCATAGGATaatatctcctcttactaggagtgatcgattctttattaacCGACTCACAACTTTCATACACGCAATATGATATTCAGAATAttctgtacatatcttaatgccatgcctgcaTATGaaacaaaatatgggttcatgtgcataagattctatgatggtcttaggtctaaagatcacttgcacaacttacttaaagaaccatcttttgacatgcaaataagctccataagatgttctcaagTCAAATTAATTCAGTGGACTCACTCTCCAATAAGCACCTGCATCAtcgtattagtgtctcacacaagtgactgtgagatcaatcatcttcTCCatggagcatacataggatgtgtcagtctttctaaaaatattgatctccgactcaatgatccaatgagtgaaaatattttagattagaattttaggtctcatagatatGATTCCATCATAgccttaaaatcattgtcctaatctatggggttcatcataatcttaacaaatataagatgcagcatataatgaaacataaatgatttttatttatttataaaatatcattacatgactcAGGAAGATTAAATaacaatccatcaaaatataaaattcgattggcttgtagggcatcatTTTTCGTGATGAGGTACCAACATCTCAAATAGCTCTATAGACTAACTGAAGACTAGAGAACTTCGTAAACCCCATCGCGAAGGGATTAGATATCTTGCTAGCCATGGGTATATAATATGGAAGGAATGAAATAAAAGATACTTCGACTTTCATATATATCTTCCTAATCCTGTGGCAAAACAAgcgaaaaaattatttctatcatGGACCGAGCACATCTCCAGAATCGATATAGTTGAAATCCAAACTATCAGAAGCTTTATTACTAGGTTTCTTGGCATAGTAGGTTGCTAGTAGTGTCATTGTAAAGTTCTATATGGAACTTTAGTATCGAGCAATGGAAAGCAGTTTAGTCTCACTATCAAGTAATAAGATGAGTTCAGGAAGATCTTGCTACTGCTAACTTATTCCATCTCTACTTCTAAACTAGATCTATACTTAAGCTTAGCTAGCAATCATGCAAACATTAAGTTTGTCATAGTGGGGCCCCACAtgttttttttttagaagaaatatCTAGTCCAGTATGGAATCTTATGGAGCCTGTAAGGAACCTATTGTAGTGGTTCTTCTACATACTATCGAAGAGAATCAATGATGGGTTTCAAAGTCCAAGAATGCTAGATATGCAACTTTCTTGCTCTCCCATCTCTATACATTGTCTTGGTTTCATGTCTTCAGCTTTGAGGTTAGTACTTTCCTCAATGTTATCATCCATTGGCAACTACGGAGTTTTCTTCCTCAATCCCTCTGTAAATTTGTAGTTGCCTATCTTTGTAGCTATAATCTTTTGTACATTCTACTACGAGTAAATAATGGAGGCTTGccctttttttcatcaaaaaaatcttttgctTTTTCTTATCCAATACTTTGCCAAGGAATCAACAAGGATACAATTGTAACAAGATTGGAACTTCTAGAGTGGGATCAGGACACAAATTTGATAGAATCTATTGTCATAGAATTTGATTGCAAGAATCAGATTACTAGGAGATTTTAAAGGCTAGGACtgattaaataagattaaaaAATGCAGCTGTTCATGGACAGAAGTTTATTGATACTTTTGTATATAGCACAGTATAGATTAAGACaagataattattataatcactaTTTAAGGTGTTGAGACAATGAGTTATCCAATATCAAAAGGGAAAGAAGACATTTAGTTTACATTAGCAACATCCTTCTTTTCTCTATTTGTTAGCTAATCAGCTAATCAACTATATGGTTTGCCTACTTATAAGTGCGTAGTGACTTGAACTCTTTAAAATTCTAGGTCAAATATATTTAAGACCAAAGGctaaatcattcaagggcttccTTCACCTCTTCTAAATAAGGGTCACTATGTTATGGAGACTTTGGATCAAAAGCAATTTATATCTATTAAGGTCAGGGATCGATCAGTTATAAGCCCTTATACTCTGGCAAAgttaaaagtttctaaacaattACTTCCATATGAAGGCTGCAAGTTTTTGTGGACTCCACATGAAATATATTGAAGGAAAGATTGTCTATAAATCTAAATGTTAACCTAAAATCAATCACAATTTATATCTATTATGGTCAAGAAACAGTTAATAATAAGCTCTTATGCTCTAACAAAATTACTTAAAAGTTTCCG
Coding sequences within it:
- the LOC105032737 gene encoding uncharacterized protein isoform X3, giving the protein MAKNRNKKKNSQKKNGPVSMDISAENSIDAPQAMDTTEGKPSNPALGATDRLTACCKIYSSDGHFIRTEVQRSLCHLPRLLAKRASSHSHTKFTILRCC